One segment of Paenibacillus sp. FSL R7-0337 DNA contains the following:
- a CDS encoding HNH endonuclease, producing the protein MTISSIPTGKDPVVNGWLHKLGMERAKQLLKDNGAKNPKDDGEGQTHFVHGDNDESIKITVRWHYEGKDDETDGATVNPSKNLPSKVSHVLLVRTYYEHKGFVPKYCYFTFIPRALADKQQVVTYVELKKEFIYELIPQEQLNTYPYSNWRLQQDTVKEMEDLAKEVNSMPLSSTEKEQLIKVRIGQGKFKRDLLKLSDKCRLCSIADERFLIGSHIKPWSKCDLSDERIDPYNGFLLCPNHDSLFDKGFISFQDSGKIMISPSLDTTTKRFLNVYDTDVIPVDDRNLPYLQWHRQHHKDKF; encoded by the coding sequence ATGACAATTTCAAGTATACCAACAGGGAAAGATCCTGTTGTAAACGGATGGCTTCATAAGTTGGGTATGGAACGAGCAAAGCAGTTGCTAAAGGATAACGGTGCGAAAAATCCCAAGGATGATGGTGAAGGACAAACCCACTTCGTACATGGGGATAATGATGAATCAATTAAAATTACCGTTCGCTGGCACTATGAAGGTAAAGATGACGAAACCGATGGTGCTACAGTTAATCCCTCGAAGAATCTTCCTTCCAAAGTAAGCCATGTCTTATTGGTTCGAACATACTACGAGCATAAGGGGTTCGTTCCTAAGTACTGCTACTTTACCTTTATCCCGAGAGCATTAGCTGACAAACAGCAAGTCGTGACTTATGTAGAGTTAAAGAAGGAATTCATTTATGAGCTAATCCCGCAAGAGCAGTTGAACACCTACCCTTACAGCAATTGGAGGTTGCAGCAGGATACGGTTAAAGAAATGGAGGACTTAGCTAAAGAAGTTAATTCCATGCCGTTATCCTCTACCGAAAAAGAGCAGTTAATCAAAGTTCGGATCGGTCAAGGTAAGTTCAAGCGGGATTTGTTAAAATTAAGCGATAAATGCCGACTATGCAGCATTGCCGATGAGCGGTTCCTGATTGGAAGCCACATCAAGCCTTGGAGTAAGTGTGATTTGTCAGACGAGCGGATCGATCCGTATAACGGATTCTTGCTCTGTCCAAACCATGACTCCCTATTCGATAAAGGGTTTATCTCATTCCAGGATTCAGGCAAGATAATGATCTCCCCTTCCCTTGATACAACAACGAAACGGTTCTTGAACGTTTATGACACGGACGTTATTCCCGTAGACGATAGAAACCTTCCGTACCTTCAGTGGCATCGCCAACATCACAAGGACAAGTTCTAA
- a CDS encoding stalk domain-containing protein: MDRVFKRISKILALTLMIIFITSKSSYAVASTSDSNIQMGQMDYKYEQYQLDALNYLNKIRGELGLQSVKLNPYISKAAVNHAKYIILNHPADRGLSSHTEIDGNPGFTGEIFPDRVKAVGGAGADSEIITFNAATASAAIESWLNTAYHRMPLTDPDAYEFGIGIVNGTAVLDMAYKPFNMEKEQTLSVYPYDGQTGVPIGFYGHEIPDPLEEFNIQKSGYIISLQSSLPVGVINAVVTDSTGGEIPLYHTPGSGLIYPAYELSYDEKYKVSVDYLVNHVKYNKTWSFRTQSLPKYLESNGIKINGKYIPKGDVFPRNVGGSIFIPLRGVFERLNAKIEWEPATQTVKITKQNRTIKLAIGSKNAFVDNKQVYFSNAPFLISGTTYVPLRFISESIGAKVGWDNHNKIVNIDVDLGEPIKLTWSTLDDITKIDNFAKPVKEIAKEFDYTVELELSNASWNQYVITNKSGEVICYYKQQSLSIVDDSGISTLTLENLSSPQNDRDKFAFLQMIVEVLSGESEPNLSLKLMHALSVPPNASTSSQPAVRINTNASYALQGLDIYGNSPDNTWNLSIGIKYPIH, encoded by the coding sequence ATGGATAGAGTATTCAAACGTATTTCGAAAATTTTAGCGCTCACCTTAATGATTATATTTATTACATCCAAATCATCATATGCCGTTGCATCAACTTCAGATAGCAATATACAAATGGGTCAGATGGATTATAAATATGAGCAATATCAATTAGATGCACTTAATTATTTGAATAAAATCAGGGGGGAGTTAGGACTTCAGAGCGTAAAGCTTAACCCGTATATTTCAAAGGCTGCTGTAAATCATGCCAAATATATCATATTGAATCATCCTGCTGATAGAGGACTGTCGTCGCATACTGAGATTGATGGAAATCCGGGGTTTACTGGGGAAATCTTTCCGGATCGAGTGAAAGCGGTTGGAGGAGCAGGGGCAGATTCGGAAATAATTACGTTCAATGCCGCAACAGCCTCAGCTGCTATAGAATCGTGGCTGAACACTGCTTATCACCGAATGCCGTTAACAGATCCTGATGCATATGAGTTTGGTATCGGTATTGTAAATGGAACTGCAGTTCTTGATATGGCGTATAAACCTTTTAATATGGAGAAGGAACAGACGTTATCTGTATATCCATACGATGGACAGACAGGTGTCCCTATAGGATTTTACGGTCATGAGATTCCGGACCCACTGGAGGAATTTAATATTCAAAAATCAGGATATATCATTTCTCTTCAATCATCTCTTCCAGTTGGTGTAATAAATGCAGTTGTAACCGATAGCACAGGAGGAGAAATTCCGCTCTATCATACTCCAGGGTCCGGTTTAATATATCCTGCATATGAGCTCTCATACGATGAAAAATATAAAGTATCTGTTGATTACCTTGTCAATCATGTCAAGTACAACAAAACATGGTCCTTCAGGACACAGTCCCTCCCTAAGTACCTTGAAAGTAACGGAATTAAAATAAATGGAAAGTATATACCCAAAGGAGATGTATTTCCGAGAAATGTGGGAGGGAGTATATTCATTCCACTTAGGGGGGTCTTTGAGCGTCTTAACGCAAAAATAGAGTGGGAACCTGCAACACAAACAGTTAAGATAACGAAACAGAATAGAACTATAAAATTGGCTATTGGAAGCAAAAATGCATTTGTAGATAATAAGCAGGTTTATTTCAGTAATGCCCCTTTTCTAATATCAGGAACGACTTATGTACCATTGCGATTCATTAGTGAGTCAATCGGCGCAAAGGTTGGGTGGGATAATCATAATAAGATTGTAAATATTGATGTTGATTTAGGTGAACCGATTAAGTTAACTTGGTCGACTTTAGATGATATAACGAAAATAGATAACTTTGCCAAACCAGTAAAAGAAATTGCTAAGGAATTCGATTATACAGTGGAACTTGAACTCTCAAATGCTTCATGGAATCAATATGTAATCACGAATAAGAGCGGCGAAGTAATCTGCTATTATAAACAGCAAAGTTTATCTATTGTTGATGATTCAGGAATTAGTACTCTAACACTGGAAAATCTCTCTTCTCCACAGAATGATAGAGACAAATTTGCATTTTTGCAAATGATTGTAGAGGTTTTGTCTGGTGAAAGTGAACCGAATCTGAGCCTTAAATTAATGCACGCACTAAGCGTTCCTCCGAATGCATCAACAAGTTCTCAACCCGCAGTACGGATCAATACCAATGCTTCATACGCTCTCCAAGGGTTGGATATCTACGGTAACTCGCCTGATAACACATGGAACCTTTCAATTGGAATTAAATACCCGATTCACTGA
- a CDS encoding helix-turn-helix transcriptional regulator codes for MKLKEIREEKDFSQEKVSRAVNISLKHYQNIEYGVTMPTVNIALHICEILAVDPREIDEWKDRRPSV; via the coding sequence GTGAAATTAAAAGAGATCCGGGAAGAAAAAGATTTCAGTCAAGAGAAAGTTAGTCGTGCTGTTAACATATCCTTGAAGCATTATCAAAACATTGAATATGGAGTCACTATGCCAACAGTCAATATCGCCCTTCATATTTGTGAAATTCTCGCGGTTGACCCCCGTGAAATAGATGAATGGAAAGACAGAAGACCTTCAGTCTAG
- a CDS encoding helix-turn-helix transcriptional regulator, translated as MDIRFLFGQRVRELRARSGMSQEMLAHNAGLDRTYISGIERGDRNISIINIEKIAAALRVSVAYMFSSERFSDTPAYQQKDFAIPFKERFTYNLDQENRVLAFQVSGLMTGENVEYMSKTLLGICNAFGKEELNILVDHREMKAADGDPAVYSPEVAEKAVLFQQGLINYSKQVVVLCNSEFMVQQMNSVTATSGIHDKSIHLFGKDREMVGMAYGLFDINGNDLIRATS; from the coding sequence ATGGATATTCGTTTTCTTTTCGGACAGAGGGTTAGAGAACTTAGGGCGCGAAGTGGGATGTCTCAGGAAATGCTCGCACACAACGCTGGACTGGACAGAACATACATAAGTGGGATAGAACGTGGAGATCGCAACATAAGTATCATTAACATTGAGAAGATTGCTGCTGCCCTTCGAGTATCGGTAGCTTATATGTTTTCAAGTGAACGCTTCTCAGATACCCCTGCATATCAGCAAAAAGATTTCGCAATACCGTTTAAAGAACGATTTACTTATAATTTAGACCAAGAAAATCGAGTTCTCGCCTTTCAGGTTAGTGGCTTAATGACGGGAGAAAATGTAGAGTACATGTCTAAAACCCTATTAGGAATATGTAATGCTTTTGGTAAAGAGGAACTGAACATTTTGGTTGATCATCGTGAAATGAAAGCCGCTGATGGTGATCCAGCTGTATACTCCCCAGAGGTCGCAGAAAAAGCAGTTCTATTTCAGCAAGGGCTAATCAATTACAGCAAACAAGTAGTTGTACTCTGTAATTCAGAATTTATGGTACAACAAATGAACTCTGTTACCGCGACCAGTGGTATTCATGATAAGTCGATCCATTTGTTCGGTAAAGATAGAGAAATGGTCGGGATGGCTTATGGACTATTTGATATTAATGGTAATGACTTGATAAGGGCTACATCATAA